The stretch of DNA AAACACTATAATTGAGCTTTTCTTTATTAAGGTTAGGTCTTCCATGTATAGACACATCATTCACTTAAACAATCATTGTAGGTAATCTGTAACATTGTTTAAGTTGCTAGGAGGTAAACTGTTGTAGCTGTTTCCCtaaaatgattatattttatatgtagtTCTAGTTCAATAACTTAATATACAACAATGTTTTTCATGCTAAACGGCGTGGTTTGTTTACTGACCCCTTTATATCATATGCCACTTTCACCAGTTGCGTACCCAGGCACTTGCTTCTTTACATTCTGGTCTGCAGAATAACCAAGGCCTCCCTGTTTCTCATGTTGCTAACTGGCTTGCCAtggaggtattttttcatggatAGATGTGGATGAATGGTTCTCttgtttcctttcttttttgtctACAGTGAGGCAGGACTTTCCAACTTCCTCTTACATTCACCTTTTTGTCATCAAAATTAGGATGAAGTTATAGAAGACCTCTTGGAGTATCATGGATTCTTGATAAAGTCATTTGAAGAACCATACATGGTGAAGGAAGGCCCATTTCTCAATGGTGATACTGACTATCCCACGAAGCGTTCCAAACTTGTGCACAAGAAAAAGTCTGAAACAATAATTGAGGATGTATCACCCTTGAGTCAAGCGGAAGTACCACCTGCGGTAACTAAGATAGAGACAAGAAAGCAAAACAAGGAGGAGCCTCAAATAGTTCCGTCCATTGAAAATGATAGTTCTAGACAGAAGCTTGATGAGGAAATGCCTGACTCACAAGTTACGTTGTCCCCAAAAGATAGCAAAGCAGGAAAGGCTATCCCTTGGATACAAAATAAGGAAGAGCTACTTGGTCGTCAAGACAGTGGAAAATATCATAATATGGCTAGCCCTAAACCATCACCGGTCAACTTCCAATTCCCTAATAAAATGCCTGAGCCACAAGTTACTAGTGCGCATTCTGATTTAAATATGAGAGGCTCTCCTAGTCCTAGGAGAAACTTGAACTTTAATGTTGATGTGAGACCATTGGAGGTTGCACCAAAACCAGCTTCATCTGAAAGTTCATTAGTTAGTAGTATTTTTGTGCCACTTCCTGTGGCCCATGATGTATCCAAGGATCAGTCTCTTGTTATCCGCCAGGAAGAAAATGAGGATCAAGTGGATGATAACAGTGAAGACTTTCAAGATAAAGAAATTGCTGACGCCAAGCTGAAGTTGTTCTTAAGGTTTCACTTTTTTGTGCCTGATTTCATTTAGCATGTTCAGTTTTTAGAATATGAATTTGCCTGTTTTTTTGGAATCATTAAATTCTATAATCTAAATTATTGTTCCCTCTGCTTTGCCAGGTTATGGAGGAGACGAGTGTCAAAATTAAGGACGTTACGTGAGCAGAGGCAGTTAGCAACAAATGCTGCATTAGAGTCATTGCCATTGGGTCCTCCAATTCGACAATATACAAATGTAAGAttggcatggttttgtgattttcTCACTAAACTGctcttatattttttgttttttctcgtTAAATGAGCTGAACCACTGAAGACAGTTTTTATTGTTAAGTGAATTGAAGATGAGTACTTCCTCTTAAAGTAAAGGCAGTTCTTGCTGCTGAATATAAGATTGAAACCTTTTGTGAATTCATCATTTTAAATGCTTATTGGACTTCTGTGCTATTGACTTTTCGTTTTTCCATTTagcaatttttattttcagttagAGTAATAAAACCATGAATTGATTATTGTATTGACTATGATGTTTTCCTTTACAATGAAGCAACCTGGTAGCTTTGACAAGTTTGACATCGATACAGCTATGAGGGAGAGATGTGAAAAGCAGGAAAAGTCACAAGCAAGACTTAATGTCTCAGAAATAGTTGCCAATACACTAGACAGAAGAAACAAAGAAGCTAAATGCTTGTGCTGGAAAATTATTCTATGTTCTCAGACGAACAGTGGATATGAAATGGGATCAGCAGGCTGGTGGTTGGCCTCCAAGCTCATGCCTTCTAGCGACAAAGATGTGATTTTGTCATCTCCTGGCTTAGCAATATGGAGGAAGTGGTTTTCTAGCCAACTCGGCACTGATCCTACTTGCTGCATCTCTGTAATCAGGGATACAGCACTTGGTAGATTAGATGAGGCAGCATCTGGGGCGAACGCAgttgtgtttcttgtttctgAGAGCCTTTCATGGGAACTGCAGAGAATTCATCTCCATAATCTTCTGAACACAATTCCCTCTGGAGCTTGCCTACCACTATTGATCTTATGTGGTAGATATGACCAAGGGTTCTCTTCTATTATAATGCATGAACTGCACCTTCAGGACATTGATAAATCACTGGTTAGTTGCTTCCGGATTGTTTTCCTTATTGAAAACCAGCAGGTGGAACACTTAAGTGGATTTTTCAGTGATCAACGACTGAGAGAGGGTCTGGAATGGCTGGCAGGTGAATCACCTTTACATCCTACGCTTCGTTGTGTGAAAGTACGAGAACTTGTTCATAGGCATCTTAGTTCCTTATCAGGGGCTCAGGACATCAGCAGTAACTACAAGTTGGGTCCGAATGACTGTATCTCATTGTTCAATGAAGCCTTAGATTGCTCATTGCAGGAAATTATTCTAGCTGCCAATTCAAATCCTGCTGGTTGGCCATGTCCGGAGATTGGCTTACTTGACAAGTCATGTGATGAAGATAGGGTGGTTAAAAGGTACTTGCCGATTTTAGGATGGAGCTCGAAAGCAAAAATTAAACCAGTAATTTGTGCTCTGCAAAACTGTAAGCTCCCGACGTTTCCTGATAATTTATCCTGGTTGGCCGGAGGATGTAAAGCTAGACATGAAATTGAGAACCAGAGGATACAGCTCGAAAATTGCTTGATCCTGTATCTGACTCATACTTGTAAGATGATGGGAGCCCCATTGGCAACGAAAGAGGCACATGTCACAATTCAAACCTGTTCTAGACTGGAGCTGCATTGCTCAGGCTATTGTGTAGTTCCTCACTGGGGCATGATTTTTCGTCGGATTTTCAACTGGCGATTGATGAGTTTATGTTGTGGGGATATCTCCATGGCTTATATCTCAGAATCTCATGATGTTGGTTTTCCAAGTTCGGATCTTGATATGGGATTTGATGCAAGTTTCACTTCATCTTATAATCTTAACCCTACTTTAGATGAATTAATCAGTGTTAATTTTGACACTCCTCTTCCTGTGAATGGTCATCCAGAGCCAAAAGCGATTCAACAGATTCCTCAGAAAGACTCAAATGATGTATTTCATAACGAGAGGAATGCTGAAACCACTTTCCATGCTGATGCAAGCATAAATACAGCTTATACTTTTGGTTTGAACAATGTTAGCAGTGAAGCATTAATGAAAGAAAATTCAACCAAAGAAGCTGATCAGTTAAGCAAGTTGTTGGAACAGTGTAACTTGTTGCAGGATGGCATAGATAAGAAGCTCTCTATATACTTCTGAGTGGCTTGACTTTTTGTATACTTAGTTTTTCTAAGGTGATGTTGATTAGGAAATTTTGTATGatgaattcttttttatatttatttggtTTCCATGAGTTCACACATTGGAAAGGAATTGATACAGTGAACAGAAAAGTTTTTTAACTGTTAATTGTGTAAAAATGTAGTAAAGTTTAACACACTATTTAGCAATAAAATTGGCAGAAAATTTAATTGTGTATGTGAACTATTGTCCAATTAACTTTAAGAATACTAAAAGAATGTTGGCATATATCCTTATGCAAGCATTATTTTTTCATATCAAAGTTTCgaataatattaaaagattatatAGCAACTCTTGTCTAGCAAGCAGATTCTCTTTCTTAAAGTGTAATTCATACTTCGGCAGATAGTTTCTCTATTTAACGTATACAATTATAGAAGCTAAAATCTATCCATAGTTTTCCTATTTCTTGTTTGGTTTCACCAAAAGGGAATTGATGTGACAAACCTATGTAAAATGTGGTGTTAGATTACTGAACATATTACCTGAACATTAGATATAGTAGGATATCTTTTCATATAACAGACAATTTGGTACTGTTTTTTAAGGAGATTGATTGGTTAATGTGAGACCCATCACTAATCAAACAATTTGTAAAGCCTATAGGATTCAAAATGTTGAAACTTTGGAGACATGATGAGATTGTGGACAATGAAACTTATGCATATGCTTATTATGGTCCATGAATCCACAACATGCTGAGTTGGAAAAGGGGCCTTATATTTTGTTGCATTCAATGAACCTATAAATCAAGACCACAAGAAAAACAGAACCTATAAATAATCAGACAATTTTAATTTGCTGGATTTTAAAGAGTTTTACAACTTTCTATTGTGATGAAATGGCATATTATAATTTTGCAAAAAaggaataaattgaaaaaaaattaactttaacacctatcaaattcaaaattatgaTCCCTCCCCCTCCCCCCTCCCCTTCTcttaattttgattaatattaaaaaaaatacatgacTTATTCGAAAATTTGGATAAACTATCTTTTTCAATTGAAGACtcccaaaaatttaaaacatgaaAGTAATTTTGAAATGCAATTTCATATTCAAGGAGGAAGGAAACAGTTATATTACACTGGACTCAGCATCAGCATGAGCGAGGATAATGAATTTACATTCTCAACAGCATCTTGCTTTGCCCTTCAAAGCTGACCAATTTACAATAATTCAATACGAATGAGTTAGTCACCAGCCATTCTCCCTGCATCATCCTCTCTCCATCAACTCAAGTAATTTATGAATACTCTTCCAATACATAAATCTGGAGAGTCGAGGTTGTCGCGTCATCTGAGAAGACAAGTTCAAGTGGTTCTGCATGGTTAAATGATGATATGTAACCAGAATTGGAATATTGAGAATAGATggatatacatatatacatagaaCTAGGATTAAATTACACTGGTATAACTTTAAGCTAATGTTTTCCAATGAAATTGAGCCAGCATTTTGACTCGATGAACATAGTGGCATTGTAGTAATTTACGATGATAATGTAGATGACACgaagaatagaaaataatattagagAGATATGTACCACATAGGAGAAATAACAAAGATACTTGGTCTTGTTCCATGAAGCCTCTATTTGAACACTGTTGATGGAAAAGGATAAATCTGTGAAGTCTTTGCAGAAACTAATAAACCATTAATATGAAATGATGCTAGTGAGATTGTAGCAATCATATTGGTCTTTGACCAGTTGGTGAGGGAGCGACTATAGCTGGACTTCTCATTGAGACTGCATGCTGACATGTCTGTAAATCGGAGATTCCACTCCTCACAGAACGAGAAACTTCCGACACAGTAGTAGTGGATGTCTCTGATGTTCCGTTTCCCCTCTTGGACCTTGTTAACATACTGGCATTGATGTCACCTGATCCAACTTGAGATGAACCTAACTacacaaaaatttaaagattagatAAACAAGCCAATAATCAAATGATAGGAGAGAATCAAATGATTGAACCACCAATAGAATTTTTAGCTCTGTATAAAATGCTTGCAAGAAGAATGTATGAGAAACAAATGTGTAAAATGTTGCCGTGCTTATCAACCCAATCAAAACCCCAGATCAAGATAATACTAAATACAGTAGGAAACCTTTAACAAATAATTATCTGAATAGAATTGGCTTCAAGTGAGCGGCACATTAACAAAACAGCacaatcaaattttgaaaggaTGGCGGCACAGGCAAGGGGGTAAGAATATGGGACACTACAAATTCGAAATCTTTATGCAGGGCTAAATTTAGAAAGCATAAAATACAAATGAGAAGGGTATAATATTCAAGTAATTCATACATTTGACAGGCCTTTGATCTGAACAATGATAATTGTTATATCATCTGTTCGGTTCTCATGTTCCAACCATAGTTTATATGACTCTCCAGCAATGGCGGCACACGCATCACGGGGATCTGAATAGCTTGCTGCCTGCACCATTACAAAAAATCATAGAATTCATCAAGACACTGAGTCATAACATTTCCTGaagtaaaataacaataaagaaTTATTAGCAATAGCATTGCTAGGTTTGCCTTGTGAACTATTTCCAATTCAGGGCACAGAATTGAAGCCTTTGCTATTTAGTTTAAAAACAACATTGAACATTAGAATGGATTGAGAAGAATAATTTAGACACCATCTGAATAACAATACTTAAAAAATGGACATTTGGAAGGAAAGATatagaattaaagaagaaatagGTAGCATGTCATACCATGTCAACAACAGTTTGGCTTGATAGGAACTCAAATATCCCATCACttgcaacaacaaagaatagATGATTCGGTGTAAGCTGGACTGTTGACACCTCAGGAACAGCAATGACACCGATAGTCTCTGCCAAATTATCCCCAACACTCCTTGTAAAAGCAGTTCCAGGATACATTCCATTTTGAACCCACAACCTTGGAGGATCGCCACCCTGACTCTCTTCGTCGCCCCAAGTTTGGATATTTGGATCCTTAAGCCCTTCTACCTGATCAACACTCAACACCcttgccccagaaagcttcacTCTCTCATATTCATCTCTCCGGAACGGTGTCTGATCCGAGGACAAGTCCTCAGCAATAATTCTATTCCCGTCCTTAACAGCTAGCACTGCTCTTGAGTCACCAACATTAGCTACATAAAGGGTATCACCAATAACAAGCACTGTAATTGCAGTGGTACCACTCATTGAATCATCAACATCACTGTTATGCAGTTCGTAATTCGTTGTTAAGAATGCAGAAGTGTAAGCCTTAACAGGGTCCTCCAACAATGCAGGGTCACTAGACAGTGTTTCTACTAACCTATCCTTAACAAAGTTTGCACACTGTCCACCAAATTGACCATGACCATCATACACACCAAAGAAATGGACACTGGGGTTACCTTGAATCTGAGTCCTAATGCAGAAACTATCTTGGTTTTCCTTTTCAGGTGAATCAGGGTAGTATCCCCTCTGGGTTAGAACAGAATACTCCAAAGTGAAGTTATGTGAAGGAACAGTAGCTACCTCCAATGGTCTCTGAGTGAGTATGTGCTTCCTTTGTGCACGGTAAGGGCCAAGTTCTCTGTAGTCCCTGGAGCCACCCTCTGACGGTGTGGAGTACCGGTTACAACACTTGCCATTGACACAGCCCATTCTTCAAACAGAAGGTGTGCAGCTAAAAAAAgcaagaaacacaaaaagctCAAAAAGCAAAAAGCACAAACTAAAAGCTAAATTAGGCAATTCAGGGTGGAAGCTGCAAGCTACGAGCTTCTGAAAATCCACATTGTGGTTCCAAGCTTGATCCTTCAGCTGTTTATTCTGGGAGGAAAATGAACAAAAACCCTAGGGAGGGGCAAAATAAGCAAGGGGGAGGAAAGATAGGATTTTGAGGTGTGAACCGTGATCAGAggttgagaaaaacaaaagggtAGTTGTTGAATTGGGAGAGAGAATGATTTTGAAGGAGGCTAGAGAAGAAAGCTGAGAAAGAATGGAACCctagagagagagggagaggaagCCCAGAAAGGAAGCAAAAGGGTGAGGCattttttctggcgtttgatggaaggaaaaataagagagaaagagaagcaGAAGGCGTGTGTAGTGGGGTTgtagaaaatgaaagaaagaattGTACTTTTCGTTGGGTtgcagagagagagaaagaatcaAAGGGAAAGCCGTGGTAGGAAGAAAGAGTCCAAATGGGGTTCACAAGAGAGAGAATGAAAGAGACTCACACAAAAAacacgagagagagagagagagggacaAGGATTTGAGAGATTCTATTCTATGAGTGCATGGCTGGGTTTGTGTCTTCGcagaaacaaagaaacaaagaaagaagaaacaacACACTACACTTGTAACTCACTCAGCAAATTGAGGTCAAAACCTACTCAAATCTTTTCATGCTTCAAGCTTTAATAATAGAATTTTTATCAAATCTAATCACATTAGATTAAGATCCACTCAAAAACTTAAATGAATAATACTATATagtaaaaacttaaaaatattatattatttaaaagtaGATTAGATAATATACAAATTCATGGATAATAAATGATATATTAATACTAtatagaaatttaattatttacgtAAACTTATTAATGTAGTATAGATACAAAAAGTAATTGGcataagtttattttattatatgttgATATTAATTTTGGCTAATTTTACGGTGTTTTTTGTTTGgaatcattttaaaatatttatttttttaatttttatacttttaaatttaaaattaattatttaacttattttagtaattagatAATATCTTTTATAGTAAATAccattaatttttatatgatataGAGAGATAGATAGATAAATAGATAGATTTATGTGTGTTTTAGATAAATCAAATTAGACAATATCTTTTAGATATTATAGCAAATAccattaatttttatatgatatagatagatagatttATGTGTTTTAGataaatcaaatatcaaattcaGTAAATTCtattttgatgcatttttttattttggtattgaattttcatgcattaattTTTCAACTATAAATACAATCAAGCTTTAGAGATGAATTTTGAGGTTGGGCCAATTGCATGACAGGGTTATAACTTCCACCTGGTCCAAGACGTGTCCCACCCAGAttctcttgttttttttttctttgttaaaatGATTTTCAACCTTTAATAATTTACACCATTCTAATAATTCTCCTAATTACTAGATATTgaaaataatcaatattttttagatttaaaaaaatgagtttggtttggttaaaaatatttgtaaaaacaataaaagtttttcaaaaaaagaaatacaataaatatCCTAGAAGCTTCAATTTTTTATACAATAATTTATACAAGAATAttgctaatatattttttaggatACATTGTAAGagtattataaaaaaagtttaaataacattttttaaaaaattattttttatatttttaatacattaaatagattaaaaaacttaaaattttaaactgtattttactatttttaactatgtctttaaaatatattttaactaaaaagtttaattaatatatacttTTAGCGCATACAAtaagattattattaataaatttttttatttttttaataaatatattaaaaagtttaatttttttgtgttttgaataaaaaaattattttataatcttaCCATATATCTTTGAGCACAAAGTAGAGATAAATCCTTAACTAAATTCGTTATTAAATACTGCCACCATTTAAGCACTCACTAACAAAGTAAGAAGAATACTAAAAGTTTGGTATTATATCATTACTCCTCTCAAAAGTTAGGAACACGaaagttaattattaattggTTCAAAAGATTTGAAGATGTAACATTGAATATTGGTATTGAATTCCTCCTCCATCATTGTCATTGATTCGCAAATTCACACGTAACATGTTCAAAACAATTTATGCTGTTGACTTGTTTATATTTAATGACCCAAAAACATGTCAAATATGAAATATGTGTTCATACGAGAGATTATTGTTCcattaaaaaaattggagaaTGCTTCCATAAAAAACTTAAAGCgtatttttgtaaatatatttatgtGTAAATATATTTATGTGTCGTATTATTATTAAacgtattaataaattaattatttttaaaatttttaataaattaaaataaaattgaatcgACTAATTTATAAAGTCCACTATACCATAgagttttgttattttttttgaaaaaaataaaaaatatatttatctttttatcaaaaaatttaaacatgatTCGGTTCAGATTGTATAAATCGATCGGATCGAAACgtgtctaataattataatctaGACAATTGAGTTTATTATTGTTACTATAATAAACTGATTTTATTctggtttattaaaaaataaattattaaccgatttaataaaaatgtttaatAATATCATGACATATATAAAcgtcttaaaaaaatatttttagtatcttTATCAAAATGGTCTCCTAAAAAGTTTTgcattttttaaatgaataatttcttttatagtttgttattggttttcatttttatgagatcaccaaatattttatgatgaaatatatatttcgtctaattaatattaaaaaacaaatttaaaataaattattattcatattccaaaattaaaaatgatcTTAACACTACTATAATTAGAAACATAAATAGACGAGTGAAATTGAAACGTTGAGTACAACATTTTTGAAAgcttaaaaatttataaatatagttGATGCAATGATTGAATAACTGCATTTGGATTTTAAGCTAAGGAatcataaattttgataatcaaATGAAggcttaaataaatttttgtccTCTCTGAAATATATGTTTTTGGcttttgatttataaaatttttcttctgattttagtatcatatatataatttaaaaattgtctATTTTAGTTCTCATcgttaatttattctattaaatGCTTATATAAATATTACATTGTAAAACATGTCACATCAACATTTTATGACGAGaactaaaataacaaatttaaattttacaggattatatttaaaaaatatttttttataataaggtACCTGATACATTAACAAGCTAGAAGGCCATAGGAAGATATTTTNNNNNNNNNNNNNNNNNNNNNNNNNNNNNNNNNNNNNNNNNNNNNNNNNNNNNNNNNNNNNNNNNNNNNNNNNNNNNNNNNNNNNNNNNNNNNNNNNNNNNNNNNNNNNNNNNNNNNNNNNNNNNNNNNNNNNNNNNNNNNNNNNNNNNNNNNNNNNNNNNNNNNNNNNNNNNNNNNNNNNNNNNNNNNNNNNNNNNNNNNNNNNNNNNNNNNNNNNNNNNNNNNNNNNNNNNNNNNNNNNNNNNNNNNNNNNNNNNNNNNNNNNNNNNNNNNNNNNNNNNNNNNNNNNNNNNNNNNNNNNNNNNNNNNNNNNNNNNNNNNNNNNNNNNNNNNNNNNNNNNNNNNNNNNNNNNNNNNNNNNNNNNNNNNNNNNNNNNNNNNNNNNNNNNNNNNNNNNNNNNNNNNNNNNNNNNNNNNNNNNNNNNNNNNNNNNNNNNNNNNNNNNNNNNNNNNNNNNNNNNNNNNNNNNNNNNNNNNNNNNNNNNNNNNNNNNNNNNNNNNNNNNNNNNNNNNNNNNNNNNNNNNNNNNNNNNNNNNNNNNNNNNNNNNNNNNNNNNNNNNNNNNNNNNNNNNNNNNNNNATTTATAAATActgacaaaaatatttataaattaaaaaaattaacatttcatttatgaaagataaattttgtatgataaaaatattcaaatcctaattttttattaattttttaataaaatttttaactatttcatGTTAACCCTATTTTACTGTCACTCCAtttcttctcttcttattttaccCTCTCTCAAAAATTTTCACATAATTCTCCTCCTACCTTCTCACCACCATCTGCCACTCACCTACCCGTCACTGCCAATCTCCCCTCTCATTGTTTTTCCCTCTCATTCTCAAGATGACTACAATACTTTTGTTGCGCGCCTGTGACCCAACCTAAGGAGAACGTCGTCGTGGCGCGTTTGTCCCAACCGAGGAGAACGTCGTCATAGAGCGCCTGACCCAGTCGAAAATAACACCGTCGTCGTGCGCCTAAAAAGAGAGAGGGATCGTGGTGCTGCAGAAAGAGAGTTCAGTAAAGAAAAAtaggagaagaaagagaagtgGCGCTGCTGATGGAGGTTTTGCTGTCGACGATGTTACAGTCGATGAAAAAAagctattttttaaaacattttttattttatttttcttctttttgaaaattgatttggTTACTACTAAAAAGATattgttctaatttttttaaatttgtttctattttttataaagGTTAAGATTGATTTACAAAAAATTCGGTTGATGGCTACTTCTACTTCTGATTTTTcctgaaataaattttaaagtggATGAATggaatttgttgattttttatggTTGATAGATATTTCTCTGCTTCTAGTTTTGCTAAAGTGAATTGAAATTATatgaatgaatttgaaaatttttatgttttgagtatttttgttgtgtttgattgatttaGTTTGAGTATGGGTTGTAAGTTTATGACTGAATCAGTTGAGGTTCGATCCTCCACCACTATTACTACTATTGATTTTAGTTTGATCTTTTGTAAGAGTAGTTTCAAACACCATGGCAAGAATTTTAAAGAGCAGGTAGAgttatgaaaaattgaaaataaagtgAGTTGAGGTTGAAGATGAGGTAGtttagaaattttattaaaaaataaaaaattaaatttttaatatttttatcgtacgaaattcatcttttataagtacagttttcattttttttagtttataagTATTTTTGTCGACATTCGTAAACttcatagatatttttagtagtttttccTAAATTACACCGCCTCaatgctatttttttaaataaaataaaattataaaattctactTATAATAGGAAAATCTTACTCGAACCTTCCTTTAAATAATATCGGATTGGTTGGAAGATAGGCAAAGTTGCtttcttgttatatatatatatatatatatggtgaaAGAGATAGACAAGTTTCTTAAGTAAGATTAGTCAAATTACTAATAGGGAAAATAGAGTgacaaatatgattaataataaGACAAAAGGTTgatgtataattatttaatctCCAGATGCAGTTTAATTAGTTGACACTTTTATTTGGGGAAGCGAAGtgaaaattataagaataatattacatatttaaatttttttgttaattaaatttaaataagttagtttaatataataaaaattaattttaattaatattattttaaattttattgtttaatttaattatatttaatttataaaaaaaatttaaatatatagtaTTATTCAATCTAATAACccttgaataataataattttcagccttaaaataataaatagtacAATGAAGCCAGTGCCATAAAGCACTAATACATTGTTTGTATAGAGAGAATTTGAAGGGAaagaaaataggaaaaaaaatagataaaaaagtaaattttttttatttagataaaaaaataaaaaaaaaatagtgtgagattcattaaaatatttttatttaaaaatgagatgaaaatagaaaaaaatatacaaatattagtaaaattatatatttatcttttatcattaataaattataatttacatataatatagATAAGAGTATTTCATCTATTTTCTCTATATCCAAAtaacacacaaattttttttttattttctttcttctcatctttttttctattttctttcctacATCCAACACACCATATGACTTTCTCATATTGCCAATGGAACCTGAAAGTGCATCATCACCCAACCCTCCTTATTTTTTTTCCCCTCTAACATTTGATCTTTTTGGTATCTTATTCTTATCAAGTTACTTACTTTGTATATTTCATTTACTAACTTCTGAATGAAAATCAACTAGAGTTGGTCAAGTAATTAACTCACTCATTTGtttaaataagtataaaaatctaaattttattttatatatacaataatctattaatcatcaataaactcttaaataaaatttagatttacAATGAATTATTTTCTAACCTATTGAATTAAAAGATAttgtaaacaataaaaaatttt from Arachis duranensis cultivar V14167 chromosome 4, aradu.V14167.gnm2.J7QH, whole genome shotgun sequence encodes:
- the LOC107482690 gene encoding probable protein phosphatase 2C 35 isoform X1: MGCVNGKCCNRYSTPSEGGSRDYRELGPYRAQRKHILTQRPLEVATVPSHNFTLEYSVLTQRGYYPDSPEKENQDSFCIRTQIQGNPSVHFFGVYDGHGQFGGQCANFVKDRLVETLSSDPALLEDPVKAYTSAFLTTNYELHNSDVDDSMSGTTAITVLVIGDTLYVANVGDSRAVLAVKDGNRIIAEDLSSDQTPFRRDEYERVKLSGARVLSVDQVEGLKDPNIQTWGDEESQGGDPPRLWVQNGMYPGTAFTRSVGDNLAETIGVIAVPEVSTVQLTPNHLFFVVASDGIFEFLSSQTVVDMAASYSDPRDACAAIAGESYKLWLEHENRTDDITIIIVQIKGLSNLGSSQVGSGDINASMLTRSKRGNGTSETSTTTVSEVSRSVRSGISDLQTCQHAVSMRSPAIVAPSPTVFK
- the LOC107482690 gene encoding probable protein phosphatase 2C 35 isoform X2, giving the protein MGCVNGKCCNRYSTPSEGGSRDYRELGPYRAQRKHILTQRPLEVATVPSHNFTLEYSVLTQRGYYPDSPEKENQDSFCIRTQIQGNPSVHFFGVYDGHGQFGGQCANFVKDRLVETLSSDPALLEDPVKAYTSAFLTTNYELHNSDVDDSMSGTTAITVLVIGDTLYVANVGDSRAVLAVKDGNRIIAEDLSSDQTPFRRDEYERVKLSGARVLSVDQVEGLKDPNIQTWGDEESQGGDPPRLWVQNGMYPGTAFTRSVGDNLAETIGVIAVPEVSTVQLTPNHLFFVVASDGIFEFLSSQTVVDMAASYSDPRDACAAIAGESYKLWLEHENRTDDITIIIVQIKGLSNVHLKLDQVTSMPVC